A section of the Metabacillus endolithicus genome encodes:
- a CDS encoding L-lactate dehydrogenase: protein MNVTLGNKVVLVGTGAVGSSYAYALMNQGISDELVLVDLNEEKAKGDVMDLDHGIVYAPNSMSIKFGTYEDCKDAALVVICAGAAQKPGETRLDLVSKNVKIFESIVNQIMQSGFNGIFLVATNPVDILAYATWKFSGLPKERVIGSGTVLDSARFRYLLGEEFDTAPTSVHGYIIGEHGDSQLPVWSSANISGTQVAPKLTEERKQEIAVQVRDAAYKIIESKGATYYGIAMGLARITRAILKNENVVLPVGALS from the coding sequence ATGAATGTAACATTAGGAAATAAAGTTGTATTAGTTGGTACTGGAGCGGTTGGATCAAGTTATGCTTATGCGTTAATGAATCAAGGAATCAGTGATGAGTTAGTGCTTGTAGATTTAAATGAAGAAAAAGCAAAAGGTGACGTAATGGACTTAGATCATGGAATTGTTTATGCACCAAATTCTATGAGTATCAAATTTGGTACTTATGAAGATTGCAAGGATGCAGCACTTGTTGTTATTTGTGCCGGTGCAGCACAAAAACCAGGGGAAACTAGATTAGATCTTGTAAGTAAAAATGTGAAAATCTTTGAATCTATTGTAAATCAAATTATGCAATCTGGATTTAACGGAATTTTCTTAGTGGCAACAAATCCGGTTGATATTTTAGCCTACGCAACATGGAAATTTTCTGGATTGCCAAAAGAAAGAGTAATCGGATCTGGAACAGTGTTAGACTCTGCTAGATTTCGCTATTTACTAGGAGAAGAATTTGATACAGCACCAACAAGTGTACATGGCTATATTATCGGTGAACATGGTGATTCTCAGTTACCTGTATGGAGCTCTGCAAATATTTCTGGTACACAGGTTGCACCGAAATTAACAGAGGAACGAAAACAGGAAATTGCCGTTCAAGTTCGTGATGCAGCCTATAAAATCATTGAATCTAAAGGGGCAACATATTATGGAATTGCAATGGGATTAGCGAGAATTACAAGAGCAATTTTAAAGAACGAGAATGTGGTTTTACCAGTTGGGGCTTTATCTTGA
- a CDS encoding SDR family NAD(P)-dependent oxidoreductase, whose protein sequence is MNKTVLITGATSGLGYEFVKLFADDGYNLVLVARNTEKMSAIQQTYSHLDVVVLTKDLSKSGAAKEVYEEMKAKDIHIDVLVNNAGFGLMGEFDQLDLQKQVEMIQLNITALTELTHYFLPEMKERNSGRILNVASTAAFQPGPFMAVYYATKAYVLSFSEALVEELSNYSVTVTTLCPGATKTNFGSVASVEKTKMFSKAMLSDVVAKEGYNGLMNGKRVIITGSVNKLGAISAKFLPRSLAAKIAKYVAGEK, encoded by the coding sequence ATGAATAAAACAGTATTAATTACAGGGGCAACTAGTGGCTTGGGGTATGAATTTGTTAAGCTTTTTGCTGATGATGGTTATAATCTTGTCCTTGTAGCAAGGAACACGGAGAAAATGTCTGCGATACAACAAACATATAGTCATCTCGATGTAGTAGTGTTGACGAAAGATTTAAGCAAAAGTGGTGCAGCTAAAGAAGTATATGAGGAAATGAAAGCAAAGGACATTCATATTGATGTACTAGTGAACAATGCAGGATTTGGTTTAATGGGTGAATTTGATCAGCTAGATCTACAAAAACAAGTTGAGATGATTCAATTAAATATCACAGCTTTAACAGAATTAACTCATTATTTCTTACCGGAAATGAAAGAAAGAAACAGCGGGAGAATTTTGAATGTAGCAAGCACAGCAGCTTTTCAGCCTGGGCCATTTATGGCTGTTTATTATGCAACAAAGGCTTATGTTTTGTCATTTTCTGAAGCACTTGTTGAGGAATTATCGAATTATTCCGTGACTGTTACAACGCTTTGTCCTGGTGCAACGAAAACAAACTTTGGATCTGTTGCAAGTGTTGAGAAAACAAAAATGTTCAGTAAAGCCATGTTATCAGATGTTGTGGCAAAAGAAGGTTATAATGGATTAATGAATGGAAAACGTGTCATTATAACAGGTAGTGTAAATAAATTAGGTGCCATAAGTGCAAAGTTTCTCCCACGCAGCTTAGCAGCTAAAATTGCAAAATACGTAGCTGGGGAAAAATAA
- a CDS encoding bifunctional 2',3'-cyclic-nucleotide 2'-phosphodiesterase/3'-nucleotidase — translation MKLQSKLKGKKILTSTLAICLLSTPFMTNVVNAAKPTTSKVQSQVELRIMETTDIHTNLLNFDYYKNAEAPKLGLAKTATLVKEARKEVDNSVLVDNGDLIQGTPLGTYKAKIDPLEDGEVHPAIEAMNLMDYDMATLGNHEFNYGLDYLDEVYDDAEFPFVNANVYIDDHDDNPSNDVNKYSPYKIVNKKVKDEDGKTKVIKVGYIGFTPPQINEWDKAHLDGKVITKNIIESAKKYVPQMKKKGADVVIALAHSGFSGNEENTEDAVYALSKVDGIDAITFSHTHKTFPAKDVASLDALFKGADGQPLAGVDNNKGTINGVAAVQAGYGGGALGIIDLTLQKIKGKWEVSNSQSSTRSIETVQPDQEIVKAVKAAHEDTIDYVNTPIGTTTDDIYSYFALVQDDPSVQVVTNAQKWYVENYISLNKPELKDLPILSVGAPFKAGRNGVEEYTEIKQGDLTIRSAGDLYLYDNTLKAVKVTGSVVKEWIEMSAGKFNTINTSKTEAQELLNPSFPVYNFDVIDGVEYQIDVTQPAKYDTKGNVINPESSRVVNLEYNGEPIDSEQEFVVVTNNYRAGGGGNFPGLKGSELVVDSADENRQILMDYISEVKEVTPTADGNWSIAPISGDVNVTFTTSPKAEQYITEGSPFSYTGETDANGFGIFTINLNQNQGVKVQLLGLNDLHGQLDTVTKVGTSLAGQMEYTAAALKAEEATNPNTLLLHAGDMIGGSPLISALFQDEPTIEVLEAIGFDAGTLGNHEFDEGIDELKRMMNGGEHPNGTPEYDGMNFPLVAANAYDTRDGKLITDPYTVLETGGQKIGVIGVVTQETPSMIVTKGNETLKITDEAEAINKYTAELKEKGIESIVVLAHNPATQTGYTDSFDASRIAEQIDDEVDVIFAAHNHVKVNRVVDNKLIVQAYSYGSAFSDVELTIDPSTGDVTSKSAEIITVYQNDYTPDPNVAEIMDKYEAQVEPIKAQVVGESLSTLEKGYPTVTSEFGDNGLGNLIADGMKDAMDADFALMNGGGVRSPLEAGEITYGDLFAVQPFGNVLNKATLSGADLRVILDEQISDRGLDYHISGFKYTYTYDDAAKTGKVQDILLPDGTPIDPATEYTVVVNNYMYGNIKTSFGKLSSNMEVGPVDLDATVEYVKSLPSPIDYKSEGRITRVN, via the coding sequence ATGAAGTTGCAAAGCAAGCTTAAAGGTAAAAAGATTTTAACTAGTACTTTAGCCATTTGTTTGTTATCAACACCGTTTATGACAAATGTTGTAAATGCAGCTAAACCTACTACTTCTAAGGTTCAATCACAAGTAGAACTTCGAATTATGGAAACAACAGACATTCACACGAACCTGCTCAACTTCGATTACTACAAAAATGCTGAAGCCCCTAAGCTTGGACTAGCTAAAACAGCAACTCTTGTTAAGGAAGCAAGAAAAGAAGTAGATAACTCTGTCCTTGTAGACAATGGTGACCTTATTCAAGGTACCCCTCTTGGCACCTACAAAGCAAAGATCGATCCACTTGAGGACGGCGAGGTACATCCAGCAATTGAAGCAATGAACTTAATGGATTATGACATGGCTACACTTGGAAACCATGAGTTCAACTATGGTCTAGACTACCTAGATGAAGTGTATGATGATGCTGAATTTCCTTTTGTAAATGCAAATGTTTATATTGATGATCATGATGATAATCCTTCAAATGATGTTAATAAATATAGCCCTTATAAAATCGTTAATAAAAAAGTAAAAGATGAAGATGGAAAAACGAAGGTTATCAAAGTTGGATATATTGGTTTTACTCCACCACAAATCAACGAGTGGGACAAAGCTCATCTAGATGGTAAAGTCATCACAAAAAATATCATCGAAAGTGCTAAAAAATATGTACCTCAAATGAAGAAAAAAGGTGCAGATGTTGTGATCGCTTTAGCACACTCTGGCTTTAGTGGAAATGAAGAGAATACAGAGGATGCTGTTTATGCTTTAAGTAAAGTAGATGGGATCGATGCTATTACTTTCTCACATACACATAAAACATTTCCAGCTAAGGATGTTGCCAGCTTAGATGCGCTTTTTAAAGGTGCTGACGGACAACCATTAGCTGGAGTAGATAATAATAAAGGCACAATCAATGGAGTTGCTGCGGTTCAAGCAGGATATGGTGGTGGTGCACTCGGAATCATCGACCTTACTCTACAAAAGATTAAAGGAAAGTGGGAAGTGTCTAATTCTCAGTCTTCTACTAGATCAATAGAAACAGTTCAACCAGATCAAGAAATTGTCAAGGCTGTCAAGGCTGCACATGAAGACACAATTGACTATGTAAATACACCAATCGGAACAACAACTGATGATATTTACAGCTATTTTGCTCTTGTTCAAGATGATCCTTCTGTTCAAGTCGTAACAAATGCGCAAAAATGGTATGTAGAAAACTACATCTCATTGAACAAGCCTGAATTAAAAGATCTTCCAATTTTATCTGTTGGAGCACCTTTCAAAGCAGGACGTAATGGTGTTGAAGAATATACAGAAATCAAACAAGGTGATTTAACAATCCGTAGTGCGGGTGATTTGTATCTTTATGACAACACATTAAAAGCTGTAAAAGTAACAGGTTCAGTTGTAAAAGAATGGATTGAAATGTCAGCTGGTAAGTTCAATACAATTAACACTTCTAAAACCGAAGCACAAGAATTATTAAACCCTTCTTTCCCAGTGTATAACTTCGACGTGATTGACGGAGTTGAGTATCAAATTGATGTCACACAGCCTGCTAAATATGACACAAAAGGAAATGTTATTAACCCTGAGTCTAGTCGTGTTGTGAACTTAGAATACAACGGAGAGCCAATTGATTCAGAACAAGAATTTGTTGTTGTTACAAACAATTATCGTGCTGGTGGCGGTGGAAATTTCCCTGGTCTCAAAGGTAGCGAGTTAGTGGTTGATTCTGCTGATGAAAATCGCCAAATTTTAATGGATTATATTTCGGAAGTAAAAGAAGTAACTCCAACTGCTGATGGTAACTGGTCAATTGCACCGATCTCAGGTGATGTGAATGTTACATTTACGACTTCACCGAAGGCAGAGCAGTACATTACTGAAGGAAGTCCATTCTCTTATACAGGAGAAACAGATGCTAATGGATTTGGAATTTTCACTATTAACTTAAACCAAAATCAAGGAGTAAAAGTTCAGCTTTTAGGGTTAAATGATTTACATGGACAATTAGATACCGTTACAAAAGTAGGGACTTCTTTGGCTGGTCAAATGGAATATACAGCTGCTGCTCTAAAAGCAGAAGAAGCAACAAATCCAAACACTTTACTTCTTCATGCTGGTGACATGATTGGTGGAAGCCCACTAATTTCAGCTCTTTTCCAAGATGAGCCAACAATTGAAGTTTTAGAAGCAATCGGCTTTGATGCTGGAACTTTAGGTAACCATGAGTTCGATGAAGGAATTGATGAGTTAAAACGGATGATGAATGGCGGCGAGCATCCAAATGGCACTCCAGAGTATGATGGAATGAACTTTCCACTTGTGGCAGCAAATGCTTATGATACAAGAGATGGAAAGCTAATTACTGATCCTTACACAGTATTAGAAACTGGTGGTCAAAAGATTGGTGTCATTGGGGTTGTCACTCAAGAAACGCCTTCAATGATCGTGACAAAAGGAAACGAAACTTTAAAAATTACAGATGAAGCAGAAGCAATTAATAAATATACCGCAGAATTAAAAGAAAAAGGTATTGAATCAATTGTTGTTTTAGCTCACAACCCTGCTACACAAACTGGTTATACCGATTCCTTTGATGCTAGCAGAATAGCAGAACAAATTGATGATGAAGTAGATGTTATCTTTGCTGCTCATAACCATGTGAAGGTTAATAGAGTTGTAGATAATAAGTTAATTGTACAAGCTTATTCTTATGGTTCTGCTTTCTCAGATGTTGAACTTACTATCGATCCTTCAACAGGAGATGTTACTAGTAAATCAGCAGAAATTATAACGGTTTACCAAAATGATTATACGCCAGATCCTAACGTAGCAGAAATCATGGATAAGTATGAAGCACAAGTTGAGCCAATCAAAGCTCAAGTTGTTGGTGAGTCTCTATCTACCCTTGAAAAAGGCTACCCTACTGTAACGAGTGAGTTCGGTGACAATGGACTTGGTAACCTCATCGCTGATGGAATGAAAGATGCAATGGACGCTGATTTTGCCCTCATGAACGGTGGCGGAGTTCGTTCTCCACTTGAAGCTGGTGAAATCACATACGGTGATTTATTTGCAGTTCAACCATTTGGTAATGTATTAAATAAAGCTACCCTCAGTGGTGCAGATTTAAGAGTTATTTTAGATGAACAAATTAGTGACAGAGGTCTTGATTATCATATTTCAGGCTTTAAATATACGTACACATATGATGATGCTGCTAAAACTGGAAAAGTCCAGGATATCCTTTTACCTGATGGAACTCCAATCGACCCAGCAACAGAATATACAGTCGTTGTAAACAACTATATGTATGGAAACATTAAAACTAGCTTCGGAAAACTTTCTTCAAACATGGAAGTCGGCCCAGTAGACCTTGATGCTACAGTTGAGTACGTTAAGAGTTTACCTTCACCAATTGACTATAAATCTGAAGGAAGAATTACAAGAGTGAACTAA
- a CDS encoding DUF3895 domain-containing protein, which produces MTIQSAHSYINQYLKENTIISATDLCQHLITNHGFSSDAYSTGRPKLYVDVVKYLENLQKNGHLDAVEKNQENCLYKVLTVEIPDDFHKESEKIEEDDNKDDDYEDLQMTLF; this is translated from the coding sequence TTGACGATTCAATCAGCTCATTCTTATATAAATCAGTATTTAAAAGAAAACACCATTATATCTGCAACAGATTTATGCCAACATCTTATTACAAATCATGGTTTTTCAAGTGATGCCTATTCTACAGGTAGACCTAAATTATATGTAGATGTTGTGAAGTATCTTGAAAACTTACAAAAAAATGGGCATCTAGATGCTGTTGAAAAAAATCAAGAGAATTGTCTATACAAGGTCTTAACTGTAGAGATCCCGGATGATTTCCATAAAGAAAGTGAAAAAATCGAGGAAGATGACAATAAAGATGATGATTATGAAGATCTGCAAATGACTTTATTTTAA
- a CDS encoding ArsR/SmtB family transcription factor encodes MGQQAIEVFRACIPLFHALSDPARQDIILLLAEKEPLSVNEIAEHSNLSRPAISHHLKIMRDNQLVEIEQKGTTRYYSLSLDSSVEQLKQLIEIVEDECIL; translated from the coding sequence ATGGGGCAACAAGCAATCGAGGTATTTAGAGCATGTATTCCACTATTTCATGCATTAAGTGACCCGGCAAGACAAGACATTATTTTATTGCTTGCAGAGAAAGAGCCACTTAGTGTAAATGAAATTGCAGAGCATTCTAATCTTTCTCGACCAGCTATTTCTCATCATTTAAAAATTATGCGAGATAACCAATTAGTTGAAATTGAACAGAAGGGTACAACTAGATATTATTCACTTTCTTTGGATAGTAGTGTTGAGCAGCTAAAGCAGCTTATTGAGATTGTTGAAGATGAGTGTATTCTTTAA
- a CDS encoding L-lactate permease, with amino-acid sequence MLVETFDPFQHLAISALVAAIPIILFLLCLTLFKMKGIHAALLNLAVTFLIVLVVFKLPLGEAIGSVIQGAILGLWPIGYIIVMAVWLYKIAVESGKFDILRGSIVGISQDQRIHLLLIGFCFNAFLEGAAGFGVPIAICAVLLVSLGFKPLQAAMLCLIANGASGAFGAIGIPVGIIDTFHLEGVTSMDVSTMTALTLPIINFTIPFLLVWLLDGFKGIKEILPAILVTSATYTVTQAIITVTIGPELADIIPSLLAMGTLALFLKKWQPKEIFLLNGKKCEVEKHSMSEVIKAWSPFYLLTIFVLIWSLPVFKGLFAEGGFLAATAVKFIIPGSSIGVGIDLIGATGTAILLAGLTTVASTKQIQFMDSFKLLKKTILEFRIPIIMISAIIGIAKLMTYGGLTIALGQAVATTGDVFPLLAPILGWIGVFMTGSVVNNNTLFAPIQTTAGNIIGTNPSLLVSANTAGGVMAKLVSPQSIAIATAAVGETGKEAELTKMTLKYSFGLLGFVCIWTFVLALIF; translated from the coding sequence ATGTTAGTTGAAACGTTTGACCCATTTCAGCATCTCGCCATATCAGCATTAGTTGCAGCCATACCAATCATATTATTTCTATTATGTTTAACATTGTTTAAAATGAAGGGAATACATGCTGCTTTATTAAACTTAGCGGTAACCTTCTTAATTGTATTAGTAGTCTTTAAGCTCCCTTTAGGGGAAGCAATCGGGAGTGTCATCCAAGGTGCGATACTAGGATTATGGCCGATTGGTTACATCATTGTAATGGCAGTATGGCTATATAAAATTGCAGTCGAATCAGGGAAGTTTGATATATTACGAGGAAGTATAGTAGGCATTTCTCAAGACCAACGGATTCATCTATTATTAATCGGATTTTGCTTCAACGCATTTCTCGAAGGAGCGGCAGGCTTTGGTGTACCAATTGCAATCTGTGCTGTACTTTTAGTTTCATTAGGATTTAAACCATTGCAGGCAGCTATGTTATGCTTAATTGCAAATGGGGCGTCTGGGGCTTTCGGAGCAATCGGGATACCGGTGGGCATCATTGATACGTTTCATCTAGAGGGAGTTACATCAATGGATGTTTCAACGATGACTGCCTTAACATTACCAATTATCAACTTTACAATTCCGTTCCTACTAGTTTGGTTACTTGATGGTTTTAAAGGTATTAAAGAAATACTACCTGCCATTTTAGTCACATCTGCTACTTATACAGTAACACAGGCAATTATTACAGTAACGATTGGACCCGAGTTAGCCGATATTATTCCATCTTTATTAGCAATGGGTACACTGGCGCTATTTCTTAAAAAATGGCAACCAAAAGAAATATTCTTACTTAACGGTAAAAAATGTGAAGTTGAAAAGCACTCTATGAGTGAAGTGATCAAAGCTTGGTCTCCATTTTACTTACTAACGATTTTTGTCTTAATTTGGAGTTTGCCAGTTTTTAAAGGGCTATTTGCAGAAGGTGGCTTCCTTGCAGCAACAGCAGTGAAATTCATAATTCCCGGGTCTTCAATAGGGGTAGGTATCGATTTAATAGGGGCAACAGGAACAGCGATTCTTTTAGCAGGATTAACAACAGTCGCTTCTACTAAACAAATTCAGTTTATGGATAGCTTTAAACTATTGAAAAAGACGATTTTAGAATTTAGAATACCAATTATTATGATTTCTGCAATTATTGGTATTGCGAAGTTAATGACATACGGCGGATTAACAATAGCATTAGGGCAAGCAGTAGCCACAACAGGGGATGTGTTCCCGTTATTAGCTCCAATATTAGGGTGGATTGGTGTATTCATGACAGGATCTGTGGTGAATAACAACACATTATTCGCACCAATTCAAACTACAGCAGGTAACATCATTGGAACAAATCCATCTTTACTAGTATCTGCAAATACTGCCGGGGGAGTAATGGCAAAGCTTGTTTCTCCACAATCTATTGCCATTGCAACAGCAGCAGTAGGTGAAACAGGCAAAGAGGCGGAACTAACGAAGATGACATTAAAATATAGCTTTGGGTTACTAGGGTTTGTGTGTATTTGGACGTTTGTTCTTGCTTTGATTTTTTAG
- a CDS encoding GNAT family N-acetyltransferase encodes MNVELLKNERVEQFVVYCKKHRSLIDDSYLYDGDLNTFEPNDQNPTYVLIDHSDRIVGAASLVLDEYAVKSKKGRFRIFHCELEQKELYQMLLEEILKHTEELAKIFMFVPINNKSLDSCIKGLSFSVERYVFFLVRENTPVSDIYLLDEYVIKPFQHNLDEQKWCDVRNIAFATLTGNETPISPDDVNKMMLSKEHIEGGAMILYHNERPVGVIRGVNDEYERGPIMNIGPIAIIPEYQGKGLGRTLLRAMLLFSQKAKYSRTCLSVNADNERAKLLYVQEDFKEVEGLICYQYKL; translated from the coding sequence ATGAATGTAGAGTTATTAAAGAATGAGAGAGTTGAGCAATTCGTAGTATATTGTAAAAAACATCGTTCTTTGATTGATGATTCATATTTGTATGATGGAGATTTAAACACCTTTGAGCCAAATGATCAAAATCCTACATATGTATTGATTGATCACTCAGATAGGATAGTTGGAGCGGCTTCACTTGTTTTGGATGAATATGCTGTAAAAAGTAAAAAAGGAAGATTTAGAATTTTTCATTGTGAACTTGAACAAAAAGAGCTATATCAAATGCTGCTAGAGGAGATCTTAAAGCATACCGAGGAATTAGCCAAGATTTTCATGTTTGTACCTATCAATAATAAAAGCTTGGATTCATGTATCAAAGGCTTAAGTTTTTCTGTAGAAAGATATGTATTTTTCTTAGTAAGAGAGAATACCCCTGTTTCAGATATCTACTTACTAGATGAGTATGTAATTAAGCCATTTCAGCATAACTTAGATGAGCAAAAATGGTGTGATGTACGAAATATTGCATTTGCCACCCTAACAGGAAATGAAACACCGATTTCACCTGATGATGTAAATAAAATGATGCTTTCAAAAGAACATATAGAGGGGGGAGCAATGATTCTATATCATAATGAGAGGCCAGTAGGGGTGATTAGAGGAGTTAATGATGAATATGAAAGGGGTCCTATTATGAATATAGGACCAATAGCGATTATTCCTGAGTATCAAGGAAAAGGGCTAGGTAGAACCTTATTAAGAGCCATGCTTCTTTTTTCCCAAAAAGCAAAGTATAGCAGAACATGTCTTTCTGTTAATGCAGATAACGAAAGAGCTAAACTACTTTATGTACAAGAGGATTTTAAAGAGGTAGAGGGATTAATTTGTTATCAATATAAGCTGTGA
- a CDS encoding glycoside hydrolase family 43 protein has product MSKQPKPNQPIVEHIYTADPSAHVFEGKIYIYPSHDLDHNEPSNDNGDQYKMEDYHVLSMDNFESPCIDHGQVLHVKDIPWAKKQLWAPDAAFKNNTYYLFFPARDHDDIFRIGVATSTNPAGPFTPQESYIPGSFSIDPAVLVDNDNRSYVYFGGLWGGQLEKWQTGTFNPDGEGPAASEPALGPMVAELEDDMLTFKSEPQEISIVDEDGNPILAGDEERRFFEGAWVHKYNDEYYLSYSTGTTHCIVYATSKNPQGPFTYKGKILTPVTGWTTHHSIVQFEDKWYLFYHDCSLSDGVDHKRSVKYAEIHYNEDGTIQTIDPYK; this is encoded by the coding sequence ATGAGTAAACAACCAAAACCTAACCAACCAATCGTGGAACATATTTATACGGCAGATCCTTCTGCACATGTATTTGAAGGCAAAATTTATATCTATCCTTCACATGACTTGGATCATAATGAACCTTCAAATGACAATGGTGATCAGTACAAAATGGAAGATTACCATGTATTATCAATGGATAATTTTGAATCTCCTTGTATTGATCATGGACAGGTTCTTCATGTAAAAGATATTCCGTGGGCAAAGAAACAATTATGGGCGCCAGATGCAGCGTTCAAAAACAACACCTATTATTTATTTTTCCCGGCAAGAGATCATGATGATATTTTTAGAATTGGTGTTGCAACAAGTACAAATCCTGCTGGTCCTTTTACTCCACAAGAGAGTTATATACCAGGAAGCTTTAGTATCGATCCAGCGGTACTAGTAGATAATGACAACAGATCATATGTGTACTTCGGTGGTCTATGGGGAGGACAGCTAGAAAAGTGGCAAACTGGAACATTTAACCCAGATGGTGAAGGTCCTGCAGCATCAGAACCAGCATTAGGGCCGATGGTAGCTGAGCTAGAGGATGATATGCTTACATTCAAATCTGAACCACAAGAAATCTCAATTGTTGATGAAGATGGTAATCCAATCCTAGCTGGTGATGAAGAGAGACGATTCTTCGAAGGAGCTTGGGTACACAAATATAATGATGAGTATTATCTTTCCTATTCAACGGGAACAACTCACTGCATCGTGTATGCAACCAGCAAAAATCCACAAGGTCCATTCACGTATAAGGGGAAAATTCTTACTCCAGTAACAGGCTGGACCACTCATCATTCAATTGTTCAATTTGAAGATAAATGGTACCTATTTTATCATGATTGCTCTTTATCAGACGGAGTCGATCATAAACGCAGTGTGAAGTATGCTGAAATACACTACAATGAAGACGGTACTATTCAGACGATAGATCCTTATAAGTAA
- a CDS encoding endo-1,4-beta-xylanase → MLNVLRKPIISGLALALLLPVGMSTASAATTNTEKPSISALSAPQLDVRYQDSFTIGAAVEPSQLEGKDAAMLKRHYNSIVAENVMKPINIQPEEGKFNFKEADKIVKFAKENNMDIRFHALIWHSQVPEWFFLDKDGKKMVDEKNPVQRMKNKKLLLKRVENHVKTIVSRYKDDVKSWDVVNEVIDDGGGLRQSDWFKITGTDFIKVAFETAHKYGGNDAMLYINDYNTEVETKRDDLYNLIVDLLEQGVPIDGVGHQSHIQLGWPTLQQTEDSINLFADLGLDNQITELDVSLYGWPPKPAYKTYGEIPAEVFKAQAERYDALFKLYEKLDDKISNVTFWGITDNHTWLDDRAEEYNDGVGKDAPFVFDPNYKVKPAYWAIIDHK, encoded by the coding sequence ATGTTAAACGTATTACGTAAACCAATTATTTCTGGATTAGCCCTAGCCTTATTATTACCTGTAGGAATGAGTACTGCTTCTGCAGCCACTACTAATACGGAGAAACCTAGTATTAGTGCCTTATCCGCACCACAGTTAGATGTTAGATATCAAGATTCCTTTACAATCGGAGCAGCTGTAGAGCCAAGTCAATTAGAAGGTAAAGATGCAGCCATGCTAAAGCGCCATTATAACAGTATCGTTGCTGAGAATGTGATGAAGCCAATTAATATTCAGCCAGAAGAAGGAAAGTTTAACTTTAAAGAAGCTGACAAGATTGTCAAGTTTGCAAAAGAAAATAATATGGACATTCGATTCCATGCTCTTATCTGGCATAGCCAAGTACCTGAATGGTTCTTCCTTGATAAAGATGGGAAAAAAATGGTCGATGAAAAAAATCCTGTACAACGTATGAAAAATAAAAAGCTTCTATTAAAACGTGTTGAGAATCATGTTAAAACGATTGTTTCACGTTATAAAGATGATGTGAAATCTTGGGATGTTGTGAATGAAGTCATTGATGATGGCGGTGGATTACGTCAATCAGATTGGTTTAAAATCACTGGAACTGACTTTATTAAAGTAGCCTTTGAAACTGCTCATAAATACGGTGGAAACGATGCTATGCTTTATATTAACGACTATAATACAGAAGTAGAAACAAAAAGAGATGACTTATATAATTTAATAGTGGACCTTTTAGAGCAGGGCGTGCCAATTGATGGTGTTGGACACCAATCGCATATCCAACTTGGATGGCCTACATTACAACAAACAGAAGATTCTATCAATCTGTTTGCTGATCTTGGTTTAGATAACCAAATTACAGAGCTTGATGTAAGTCTTTATGGTTGGCCACCAAAACCGGCTTATAAAACATATGGTGAAATCCCTGCTGAAGTTTTTAAAGCTCAAGCAGAACGCTACGATGCTTTATTTAAATTGTACGAAAAACTAGATGATAAGATTAGTAATGTTACTTTCTGGGGAATTACAGATAACCATACATGGTTAGATGATCGTGCTGAGGAGTACAATGATGGGGTAGGAAAAGATGCACCATTTGTATTTGATCCGAATTACAAAGTAAAACCAGCTTATTGGGCAATTATTGATCATAAATAA